Proteins encoded within one genomic window of Vidua macroura isolate BioBank_ID:100142 chromosome 2, ASM2450914v1, whole genome shotgun sequence:
- the USPL1 gene encoding SUMO-specific isopeptidase USPL1 isoform X2, whose protein sequence is MNCSPVETTAHEYCPVCKEKGQIQGLRTYRLNFQESIFLCENPQCIYPLGYKPLNSIITSTGSENHQVPSTHKRRKLDGTSDFSAVESDPKEARTNNVLNVEHTISADSAVKGCQNSSCIPRASLHDVLQNDQQNPGNHVGSCMQNVDFETTPKTSNYQESPPKTSSPKTQLLPNSELLSTASEISLKEDKSSTNNRDLCLQWRNIHNLCWLDCILSALVHLETLKSALAEEYNDGKCLFQKLLTKYNQASILLNTCKRSKVKDVLPKAESQLNEIRNVMFKELQPQLKCELGNMKNPVFALQLLLQVDQQAERLFLHSFSCKFECVRCGHKYQDRLKKTLTTFTNVIPEWHPLNAVHIGLCINCGNTSQRQQMILEKVPSILTLHFVEGLPHNNLEKYSFQFEEDTYQITSVVQYQTDKKHFISWSLNPDGTWLECDDLKGPYCKKRKRFEVPPSEIHIVIWEKKASHVPQELNSQFQSKNSEDIPSNNLHSNSTVLHCGFDNTVSKTPAEHHKEDSVRIPEKKQQQVTEDKSIVDHGSENLADGDLITLMLEEVLVDSEDKSLPNGRMVGNNFLDGWGTPEQEEPAFSLSTPYAGEFAGTSLAMNEKSTLYENSSICLPLEELNSVSITAPVPKKHDPDSSDSLPSQLNDRTNLANREHGLNSDLLLNKLAVENTIQNPPDLKDASKAVVNSQVGSSSGVSNSVQSSQKDRKGGFVGSWVKKLSKSTSFMPSSSSALKNERSCKTPSVQRVSEVRLPMKGASNFGGFQSRGTKKTTEMPKLVAPQSNNTHPLSNFKGFSQSTCLPTANHTTVVGPTWNKSESNLGTSGKVTQFPSPGCNSGKAEESDSDKTKKLRLKLLKKLNAKKKKLASLDRLAVEQMKHEKPVSGDISTSSQTESQNDSELLQSFLRELQYQIDVTGNESELNANTVPRCTGHDNTDDILAELLSPTSSVASLQAPQSEDECMYMEMVHSSAATTVPHESTSVPQAAVTSEDHNYYSPVKDTNSELDAINKQSVKKLSFESPTRDDILEDLFSISAPSSMTGDMDLPHFDETLFETW, encoded by the exons TTAATTTTCAAGAGTCCATTTTCCTTTGTGAAAATCCTCAG tGTATCTACCCACTTGGTTATAAACCATTAAACAGCATAATTACTTCTACTGGTTCAGAAAATCATCAAGTTCCATCTACTCACAAGAGAAGGAAATTAGATGGTACCAGTGACTTTTCTGCTGTTGAATCAGATCCAAAAGAAGCAAGAACTAACAACGTGCTCAATGTTGAGCACACCATTAGTGCAGACTCCGCTGTGAAAGGCTGCCAGAATAGTTCGTGTATTCCCAGGGCAAGCCTACACGATGTATTACAAAATGACCAGCAAAATCCTGGCAACCATGTGGGATCCTGCATGCAGAATGTGGATTTTGAAACAACCCCCAAGACCAGCAACTACCAAGAAAGTCCACCAAAGACTTCTAGTCCCAAAACACAACTATTGCCAAATTCTGAACTTTTATCAACAGCATCTGAAATTTCACTCAAAGAGGATAAAAGTTCCACTAATAACAGAGATTTGTGTCTTCAGTGGAGAAACATACACAATCTTTGTTGGTTAGATTGCATTTTGTCAGCACTAGTACACTTAGAAACATTAAAATCTGCTCTAGCAGAAGAATATAACGATGGAAAATGTTTATTCCAGAAACTCTTAACAAAGTATAATCAAGCATCTATTCTTCTGAATACCTGTAAAAGGAGTAAAGTAAAAG atgttCTTCCAAAAGCAGAATCTCAGCTCAATGAAATCAGAAATGTAATGTTTAAAGAACTTCAGCCCCAGCTGAAGTGTGAATTGG GTAATATGAAGAATCCAGTGTTTGCACTTCAGCTACTCTTACAAGTGGATCAACAAGCTGAGAGACTATTCTTGCATTCTTTTTCATGCAAGTTTGAATGTGTACGTTGTGGCCACAAATACCAGGATCG aTTGAAGAAAACTCTAACAACGTTTACAAATGTAATCCCTGAATGGCATCCACTTAATGCTGTTCATATTGGATTGTGTATTAACTGTGGAAATACTTCTCAAAGACAGCAGATGATCTTGGAAAA AGTACCCTCAATATTAACGTTACATTTTGTGGAAGGCTTGCCACATAACAACCTGGAGAAATATTCGTTTCAATTTGAGGAAGACACCTACCAAATAACATCTGTTGTTCAGTACCAAACAGATAAGAAGCACTTCATAAGCTGGTCTTTGAATCCTGATG GAACTTGGCTTGAATGTGATGACTTAAAGGGTCCGTATTGCAAGAAACGTAAAAGATTTGAAGTTCCTCCTTCAGAGATTCATATTGTTatctgggaaaagaaagcatcCCATGTGCCACAAGAACTGAATTCACAGTTCCAAAGTAAAAATAGCGAAGATATTCCTTCTAATAATCTACATTCAAATTCCACAGTGTTGCATTGTGGTTTTGATAACACTGTCAGCAAAACACCTGCAGAACACCATAAAGAGGATTCTGTGAGGATTCCAgagaagaaacagcagcaagtAACTGAGGACAAAAGTATTGTTGATCATGGTTCAGAAAATCTGGCAGATGGTGATCTTATAACACTGATGCTTGAAGAAGTTCTAGTTGACTCGGAAGATAAATCACTGCCTAACGGACGGATGGTGGGCAATAACTTTCTTGATGGATGGGGCACACCAGAACAGGAGGAACCTGCTTTTTCACTTAGCACTCCATACGCAGGAGAGTTTGCTGGAACTAGTCTAGCTATGAACGAGAAATCCACGTTATATGAAAATTCCAGTATTTGCTTACCTCTAGAAGAGTTGAACTCAGTAAGTATTACTGCTCCCGTGCCCAAAAAACATGACCCTGATTCATCTGACTCATTGCCTTCCCAATTAAATGACAGAACAAATTTAGCTAACAGAGAACATGGATTAAATTCAGATCTACTGCTAAACAAGTTAGCAGTAGAAAATACTATACAAAATCCACCTGACTTGAAAGATGCAAGCAAAGCTGTAGTTAATTCTCAAGTTGGCAGTTCTTCTGGTGTCAGTAATTCAGTTCAGTCCTCACAAAAAGACCGAAAAGGAGGATTTGTAGGAAGCTGGGTAAAGAAATTAAGCAAGAGTACTTCTTTCATGCCTTCAAGTTCCTCAGCTCTCAAGAATGAGAGAAGTTGCAAAACTCCCTCAGTGCAAAGAGTAAGTGAAGTTCGGCTGCCAATGAAGGGCGCAAGTAACTTTGGTGGATTTCAAAGCAGAGgtacaaagaaaacaactgaGATGCCAAAGTTAGTGGCTCCTCAGAGTAATAATACTCATCCTTTATCAAATTTCAAAGGATTTTCTCAAAGCACTTGTCTTCCAACAGCAAATCATACCACTGTTGTAGGTCCAACTTGGAATAAGTCAGAAAGTAATTTGGGTACCTCAGGTAAAGTGACTCAGTTCCCTTCACCTGGCTGTAACTCTGGTAAGGCAGAAGAGTCAGACAGTGACAAAACAAAGAAGCTCCGCctgaaattgttaaaaaaactTAATGCTAAAAAGAAGAAGTTGGCTTCACTGGATAGATTAGCAGTGGAACAGATGAAACATGAAAAACCTGTGAGTGGAGACATAAGCACCTCATCGCAGACTGAATCTCAAAATGACAGTGAATTATTGCAGAGCTTTTTAAGGGAGCTGCAGTATCAGATTGATGTCACAGGCAATGAATCTGAATTGAATGCAAACACTGTGCCACGGTGCACTGGCCATGATAACACTGATGACATACTGGCAGAATTACTGTCCCCTACTTCGAGTGTCGCTTCCTTGCAGGCTCCACAGAGCGAAGATGAGTGTATGTACATGGAAATGGTGCACAGCAGCGCGGCAACAACCGTGCCCCATGAGAGCACCAGtgtgccacaggcagcagtgaCAAGTGAGGACCACAATTACTACAGTCCTGTAAAGGACACTAATTCAGAGCTTGATGCAATAAACAAACAGAGTGTGAAAAAACTTTCTTTTGAAAGTCCTACAAGAGATGATATTCTCGAAGACCTGTTCTCCATTTCAGCACCAAGCTCAATGACCGGTGACATGGATTTACCTCATTTTGATGAAACTCTGTTTGAAACTTGGTAA
- the USPL1 gene encoding SUMO-specific isopeptidase USPL1 isoform X1, with product MMDTQKTTNGLQVIGEGTGIGKSTLHMVGYLGKNCSPVETTAHEYCPVCKEKGQIQGLRTYRLNFQESIFLCENPQCIYPLGYKPLNSIITSTGSENHQVPSTHKRRKLDGTSDFSAVESDPKEARTNNVLNVEHTISADSAVKGCQNSSCIPRASLHDVLQNDQQNPGNHVGSCMQNVDFETTPKTSNYQESPPKTSSPKTQLLPNSELLSTASEISLKEDKSSTNNRDLCLQWRNIHNLCWLDCILSALVHLETLKSALAEEYNDGKCLFQKLLTKYNQASILLNTCKRSKVKDVLPKAESQLNEIRNVMFKELQPQLKCELGNMKNPVFALQLLLQVDQQAERLFLHSFSCKFECVRCGHKYQDRLKKTLTTFTNVIPEWHPLNAVHIGLCINCGNTSQRQQMILEKVPSILTLHFVEGLPHNNLEKYSFQFEEDTYQITSVVQYQTDKKHFISWSLNPDGTWLECDDLKGPYCKKRKRFEVPPSEIHIVIWEKKASHVPQELNSQFQSKNSEDIPSNNLHSNSTVLHCGFDNTVSKTPAEHHKEDSVRIPEKKQQQVTEDKSIVDHGSENLADGDLITLMLEEVLVDSEDKSLPNGRMVGNNFLDGWGTPEQEEPAFSLSTPYAGEFAGTSLAMNEKSTLYENSSICLPLEELNSVSITAPVPKKHDPDSSDSLPSQLNDRTNLANREHGLNSDLLLNKLAVENTIQNPPDLKDASKAVVNSQVGSSSGVSNSVQSSQKDRKGGFVGSWVKKLSKSTSFMPSSSSALKNERSCKTPSVQRVSEVRLPMKGASNFGGFQSRGTKKTTEMPKLVAPQSNNTHPLSNFKGFSQSTCLPTANHTTVVGPTWNKSESNLGTSGKVTQFPSPGCNSGKAEESDSDKTKKLRLKLLKKLNAKKKKLASLDRLAVEQMKHEKPVSGDISTSSQTESQNDSELLQSFLRELQYQIDVTGNESELNANTVPRCTGHDNTDDILAELLSPTSSVASLQAPQSEDECMYMEMVHSSAATTVPHESTSVPQAAVTSEDHNYYSPVKDTNSELDAINKQSVKKLSFESPTRDDILEDLFSISAPSSMTGDMDLPHFDETLFETW from the exons TTAATTTTCAAGAGTCCATTTTCCTTTGTGAAAATCCTCAG tGTATCTACCCACTTGGTTATAAACCATTAAACAGCATAATTACTTCTACTGGTTCAGAAAATCATCAAGTTCCATCTACTCACAAGAGAAGGAAATTAGATGGTACCAGTGACTTTTCTGCTGTTGAATCAGATCCAAAAGAAGCAAGAACTAACAACGTGCTCAATGTTGAGCACACCATTAGTGCAGACTCCGCTGTGAAAGGCTGCCAGAATAGTTCGTGTATTCCCAGGGCAAGCCTACACGATGTATTACAAAATGACCAGCAAAATCCTGGCAACCATGTGGGATCCTGCATGCAGAATGTGGATTTTGAAACAACCCCCAAGACCAGCAACTACCAAGAAAGTCCACCAAAGACTTCTAGTCCCAAAACACAACTATTGCCAAATTCTGAACTTTTATCAACAGCATCTGAAATTTCACTCAAAGAGGATAAAAGTTCCACTAATAACAGAGATTTGTGTCTTCAGTGGAGAAACATACACAATCTTTGTTGGTTAGATTGCATTTTGTCAGCACTAGTACACTTAGAAACATTAAAATCTGCTCTAGCAGAAGAATATAACGATGGAAAATGTTTATTCCAGAAACTCTTAACAAAGTATAATCAAGCATCTATTCTTCTGAATACCTGTAAAAGGAGTAAAGTAAAAG atgttCTTCCAAAAGCAGAATCTCAGCTCAATGAAATCAGAAATGTAATGTTTAAAGAACTTCAGCCCCAGCTGAAGTGTGAATTGG GTAATATGAAGAATCCAGTGTTTGCACTTCAGCTACTCTTACAAGTGGATCAACAAGCTGAGAGACTATTCTTGCATTCTTTTTCATGCAAGTTTGAATGTGTACGTTGTGGCCACAAATACCAGGATCG aTTGAAGAAAACTCTAACAACGTTTACAAATGTAATCCCTGAATGGCATCCACTTAATGCTGTTCATATTGGATTGTGTATTAACTGTGGAAATACTTCTCAAAGACAGCAGATGATCTTGGAAAA AGTACCCTCAATATTAACGTTACATTTTGTGGAAGGCTTGCCACATAACAACCTGGAGAAATATTCGTTTCAATTTGAGGAAGACACCTACCAAATAACATCTGTTGTTCAGTACCAAACAGATAAGAAGCACTTCATAAGCTGGTCTTTGAATCCTGATG GAACTTGGCTTGAATGTGATGACTTAAAGGGTCCGTATTGCAAGAAACGTAAAAGATTTGAAGTTCCTCCTTCAGAGATTCATATTGTTatctgggaaaagaaagcatcCCATGTGCCACAAGAACTGAATTCACAGTTCCAAAGTAAAAATAGCGAAGATATTCCTTCTAATAATCTACATTCAAATTCCACAGTGTTGCATTGTGGTTTTGATAACACTGTCAGCAAAACACCTGCAGAACACCATAAAGAGGATTCTGTGAGGATTCCAgagaagaaacagcagcaagtAACTGAGGACAAAAGTATTGTTGATCATGGTTCAGAAAATCTGGCAGATGGTGATCTTATAACACTGATGCTTGAAGAAGTTCTAGTTGACTCGGAAGATAAATCACTGCCTAACGGACGGATGGTGGGCAATAACTTTCTTGATGGATGGGGCACACCAGAACAGGAGGAACCTGCTTTTTCACTTAGCACTCCATACGCAGGAGAGTTTGCTGGAACTAGTCTAGCTATGAACGAGAAATCCACGTTATATGAAAATTCCAGTATTTGCTTACCTCTAGAAGAGTTGAACTCAGTAAGTATTACTGCTCCCGTGCCCAAAAAACATGACCCTGATTCATCTGACTCATTGCCTTCCCAATTAAATGACAGAACAAATTTAGCTAACAGAGAACATGGATTAAATTCAGATCTACTGCTAAACAAGTTAGCAGTAGAAAATACTATACAAAATCCACCTGACTTGAAAGATGCAAGCAAAGCTGTAGTTAATTCTCAAGTTGGCAGTTCTTCTGGTGTCAGTAATTCAGTTCAGTCCTCACAAAAAGACCGAAAAGGAGGATTTGTAGGAAGCTGGGTAAAGAAATTAAGCAAGAGTACTTCTTTCATGCCTTCAAGTTCCTCAGCTCTCAAGAATGAGAGAAGTTGCAAAACTCCCTCAGTGCAAAGAGTAAGTGAAGTTCGGCTGCCAATGAAGGGCGCAAGTAACTTTGGTGGATTTCAAAGCAGAGgtacaaagaaaacaactgaGATGCCAAAGTTAGTGGCTCCTCAGAGTAATAATACTCATCCTTTATCAAATTTCAAAGGATTTTCTCAAAGCACTTGTCTTCCAACAGCAAATCATACCACTGTTGTAGGTCCAACTTGGAATAAGTCAGAAAGTAATTTGGGTACCTCAGGTAAAGTGACTCAGTTCCCTTCACCTGGCTGTAACTCTGGTAAGGCAGAAGAGTCAGACAGTGACAAAACAAAGAAGCTCCGCctgaaattgttaaaaaaactTAATGCTAAAAAGAAGAAGTTGGCTTCACTGGATAGATTAGCAGTGGAACAGATGAAACATGAAAAACCTGTGAGTGGAGACATAAGCACCTCATCGCAGACTGAATCTCAAAATGACAGTGAATTATTGCAGAGCTTTTTAAGGGAGCTGCAGTATCAGATTGATGTCACAGGCAATGAATCTGAATTGAATGCAAACACTGTGCCACGGTGCACTGGCCATGATAACACTGATGACATACTGGCAGAATTACTGTCCCCTACTTCGAGTGTCGCTTCCTTGCAGGCTCCACAGAGCGAAGATGAGTGTATGTACATGGAAATGGTGCACAGCAGCGCGGCAACAACCGTGCCCCATGAGAGCACCAGtgtgccacaggcagcagtgaCAAGTGAGGACCACAATTACTACAGTCCTGTAAAGGACACTAATTCAGAGCTTGATGCAATAAACAAACAGAGTGTGAAAAAACTTTCTTTTGAAAGTCCTACAAGAGATGATATTCTCGAAGACCTGTTCTCCATTTCAGCACCAAGCTCAATGACCGGTGACATGGATTTACCTCATTTTGATGAAACTCTGTTTGAAACTTGGTAA